DNA from Eucalyptus grandis isolate ANBG69807.140 chromosome 5, ASM1654582v1, whole genome shotgun sequence:
ATGTTCCTACAACTCTTCTTGTATTAGCTGAACTTTGGTTTTCGCAAAATATTCTGGCCATCCCAAAATCTGATATTTTGGCAACCATTTCATGATCCAGCAGAACATTGCTAGGCTTCAGATCCCTGTGAATAATCCTCAGTCTCGAGTCCTCATGCAGGTAAACTAATCCTCTAGCAATTCCATCAATAATATAATTGCACGTGTACCAATCAAGCTGTGCACGTTGGTCTGAATCTGAAGATAAAGGCATCATGCAAAAACGTTCGTGATGAGGACAATTTAACACATGCAATTTCTAAGTAAATGAGTTATTTCTTAAAGATGGAGAACACGAGAAATTGAACCGAAGATGTAGATATCGAGGCTTTTGTTAGCCATGAACTCGTATACAAGCAGCTTCTCATCTCCCTCTATGCCGCATCCTAGAAGTCTTACTAGATTTCTGTGCTGGAGCTTTGCAATCAAGATGACCTCATTCTTGAACTCCTCGAGACCTTGCCAAGACTTCCTTGACAACCTTTTAACTGCCACTTCTTTTCCATCAGAAAGCAAACCCTGAAAGCAAATTCGGTTAAGCCCTTCAACCACCAACAATCGCAAACTGACAGCAAAAGATAAACTACCTTGTAGACAGTACCAAACCCCCCTTGCCCGAGCTTGTTTGAACTTGAGAAGTCATCTGTAGCGGCCTTTATTGTGGCTAGATCCATGAAAGGAAGTTCCTCAGAGCTAACTAGGTTGCCTTCTTCAGTAATTTCCACACTGACTGGATTTACTAAATCATGGAGGACAGCATGCGGGCTTCTTTCCAGGTCTAAAGGTACCCAAGTTTGTATTAGCTTtcctataaatataaattaagtgGGACATTTTCTCATACATACCTTGTTTTGCTTTTCTCCAGTTGAAGTAGACAGCGCAAGATCCAGCAAGAACAGCTAATAGCAGTCCCAGGATACCAACAATTAAGACAATCCTTCCTTTCTTCCATTTATCCCCCGTTCCTTTTATGAGTCAAATAAACATCTTGATTAATGGAATATTCTGGAATATCAATTGGCTATGAAGAGAGATCTAATGTCTACACTAATGGTGAACTGCATCCCATAATAATAAAGAGGCTTATTAGAAATGTTCAGCTTGAGCTGATTACCTCAGTAATTTTTCTGCATATTTGGCTATTTCCATAATCAAGGATATGTAAACTAAGTCTCTTTAGATTCTCTATGTTTCTTTAGATTCTCTATGTTACAAGTTTCGCTATAGGCTATCCCTGACTGAATAAAAGCGATGTAGGCAACTAATAATATTTCTGAGAAAACGGGGCCAGactagaaaaatgaatttgctAAAAGTTGAATTCTTCATTGAGGTGAATGAAATAATGGTGTACACAAATTTCTAAGATCTTGACCCTTGTAGATATCTCCTCTGTCATTTTGAAAGAGAACTTTAACTATAAAAGTCTAAGAACACCCATTATGCAGATTAACTTTCTccacaaatttctattttgttcGGACCATAGCTCAAATTTTATAAGCATAGAAGTTAAGTTAATGGCAGGAactatagctttcttctcgtACTAACCGTAACTTCAAATAGATTGCATGTTCTTACCTGTGGAAGCAGGGTAAGATAACACAGAGGTTATCGAGCCATTGAAAAAGCGGTATGGCTCATACCTCGCATTGCAATTTCTGCTAACAACCGTTCCACCTTCCCGCAAATGGCAGCATGCTTTTAGGTCCCCGAAGGCAGAGTTCAAGCAATTGTAACAGTCATTGCCTGACATATCCCTAGTACACTGCACTAGCCCATATATTGTCTGGCtcaaagaataatttatttgcCCAGTTGCGAACATTTGAGTAGAGTTAACATATGCAGCCTCAGTGGATATGTTCTCCATTAGATACATCAAGTAGGTGTAGTAATCAGCTGGGTCCGATGCAAGTTTGTCCTGACTATTTGAATCTGGGTA
Protein-coding regions in this window:
- the LOC104447457 gene encoding putative receptor-like protein kinase At4g00960 isoform X1 yields the protein MNYLGECEDLMCRREKMERGPLFYFLFTFILLSTRGLHMSVEADYLTNSCQYEYGNYSTNSTFESNLKLLLDSLPYNTATTGFYNTSVGEGLNRINGQALCRGDASSTACESCVSNASQGIMKLCNAVDALIWYELCQVRYSFRDFFSNTAYTGKYPDSNSQDKLASDPADYYTYLMYLMENISTEAAYVNSTQMFATGQINYSLSQTIYGLVQCTRDMSGNDCYNCLNSAFGDLKACCHLREGGTVVSRNCNARYEPYRFFNGSITSVLSYPASTGTGDKWKKGRIVLIVGILGLLLAVLAGSCAVYFNWRKAKQDLERSPHAVLHDLVNPVSVEITEEGNLVSSEELPFMDLATIKAATDDFSSSNKLGQGGFGTVYKGLLSDGKEVAVKRLSRKSWQGLEEFKNEVILIAKLQHRNLVRLLGCGIEGDEKLLVYEFMANKSLDIYIFDSDQRAQLDWYTCNYIIDGIARGLVYLHEDSRLRIIHRDLKPSNVLLDHEMVAKISDFGMARIFCENQSSANTRRVVGTYGYMAPEYAMGGLFSVKSDVFSFGVILLEIIRGKRNSGFYLTEQVQTLLAYAWKLWTEGKELELVDHSLAESGQAAEIVRCIHVGLLCVQEDPEDRPTMSEVVTLLGGQKGTPPEPKKPAFWVGRAAQELDQSLAPNLSANDITVSSISPR
- the LOC104447457 gene encoding putative receptor-like protein kinase At4g00960 isoform X2 yields the protein MNYLGECEDLMCRREKMERGPLFYFLFTFILLSTRGLHMSVEADYLTNSCQYEYGNYSTNSTFESNLKLLLDSLPYNTATTGFYNTSVGEGLNRINGQALCRGDASSTACESCVSNASQGIMKLCNAVDALIWYELCQVRYSFRDFFSNTAYTGKYPDSNSQDKLASDPADYYTYLMYLMENISTEAAYVNSTQMFATGQINYSLSQTIYGLVQCTRDMSGNDCYNCLNSAFGDLKACCHLREGGTVVSRNCNARYEPYRFFNGSITSVLSYPASTGTGDKWKKGRIVLIVGILGLLLAVLAGSCAVYFNWRKAKQATIKAATDDFSSSNKLGQGGFGTVYKGLLSDGKEVAVKRLSRKSWQGLEEFKNEVILIAKLQHRNLVRLLGCGIEGDEKLLVYEFMANKSLDIYIFDSDQRAQLDWYTCNYIIDGIARGLVYLHEDSRLRIIHRDLKPSNVLLDHEMVAKISDFGMARIFCENQSSANTRRVVGTYGYMAPEYAMGGLFSVKSDVFSFGVILLEIIRGKRNSGFYLTEQVQTLLAYAWKLWTEGKELELVDHSLAESGQAAEIVRCIHVGLLCVQEDPEDRPTMSEVVTLLGGQKGTPPEPKKPAFWVGRAAQELDQSLAPNLSANDITVSSISPR